The region TTACGGCAATTTAAAAAATTTAGTATGGTGATCAAATTACGTATGAGGATATTATGGTGAAATTAAAGTATACGTGGGGTGGCAGTTCCAATGGAAGGGGTGTCAAAATTTGATAAGCCCAATCCATTTGTAATACGAAGCCCAATTGATTTGTTTTGAATTGGGCCCATGAGCTTGGAGCTCAACACAAATCAGCCGCTGTCCCTTTGCCCTCGTAAACATTTCGGTCTGCGCACTGAAACTCAACCTCGCCGGAAAACACAATCGGTGAACGCCGCCGCTAATTGCAGTTTCCGGCAAACTCCGTTTGAAACAATGAAGGTGAAAGTCATATCACGTTCTACAGATGAGTTCACTAGAGAAAGAAGCCAAGACCTTCAGGTAATTCAACTTCTTCGTTCATCTTAATTCAATTCAATTCACCATCTTATTCTTATTCTTATATTGCCTTTTTGTTTTCATAAAGCGCGTGTTCCGTAATTACGATCCCATTCTTCGTCCTCAAGAGAAAGCACTTGAATATCAGCGTGCTCTTAATGCAGTCAAGTTGGACAAGGTCATTTTTTTCTTCCCTTTCGTGTTTTTATCGGATTTGTGCTatgtttgttgatttttttgCTGAATTTTTAGATATTTGCAAGACCTTTTATTTTAGCAATGGATGGACATGTAGATGCTGTTTCGTGTATGGCTAAGAACCCTAGTCAGTTGAAAGAGATTTTCTCTGGTTCAATGGATGGAGGTACTTCAATCTTTCTTATTTAGgttttatttttttgttttgtttgataGACAGCTTAATTAAGAGCTTATAGCAAAAACTTTAATCATACAAGTACTTAAGATATAAGCTATTTGTATAACAAAAGATAAGAATAAGGCAAATTGTTTTCAGATAAGTTATAAGTTGTTTTCATAAGTTATTCTAGAGAGTTTATGGAAATAAGCTTGTAATAACTTATGGACATGTTATAGGCTGTTTTCATTAGCTCTTCCAATCATTTTCACCAATACTTGTTTCCGTAGATAAGCCGATCTAAACTGACATTTAATCATGCGGCTTCAAAAAGTTTGGCTTAATTGACTTGGAGAGGATTTGTTATGGGAATTGAAAAGTTTGGATTAAAAAAGGTGGTAATATACTAATATGTCTTGTGATGAGATGCTTTTCTAATTTCAAAATAAGAGTGAGTTGGATAGTGGATTTTAAGTTCAAAAGACAGTTAGATTCAAGAGGAGTAAGATTCTTTTGAGAGAGTGAGTTTGCAACTCAACATTATTATCAATTAGCCCTTGAATAGATGAGTAGTCACCTTTACTTTGACTTATCAAACAACCAAGCTTTAATCTTGGCAAGTTCTGGTTGGTTTCTAGCCATTATATTTTTGGCTGTGTAGCATTACTCAATTAACTGGCTAGATATTTCCAAACCTCCTTATTTATGGGGCCAGAATGAAAGCTGATGTTTTCATCATGCCTATTTGGGTTTAACCTTTGTTATTATAAAAGTGCACAATTGTTTAAACTAAAATGGTCTCTTTGCATAGTTCACCATGCATATTAATCAAAACGATCTTATGGCATTACTAACTCCATCCGAGtcattttctttcattttttcCCTCTCTATTCTAATGGATACTCTTTTTCCTTAATGCTCAATTCCATTTTAAACCATTATATGCACAATATCTCATATGAGTTGAAAACCTTTAACATCTGCCTTTGTTATGTTGATTCTGTTTGCAGATATTCGTCTTTGGGATATAGCTGCCGGGTAAAATATGcttattttatttctattttaaatgTTTCTGTTTCTATCAGGAAATTAGAATCAATTAGATGATTTATGGTATGATCTTTGCATTGAACATCATTTGTATGAATTATAGGCCTGCATGTGTTTGTATGTTTAATAattgggttgtttgtttgttggagcTACTGCTTTCTTCTTCCCTTTCTTTTTAGCATTTAACAGATAATATGCAAAACTAAAAGTTGAGAGTTTCTCTTATAGATACGAACAGACCTTAGTTTGCTGTATCAAATATGACTTGAGATTTTCTAATTATTTCACTGGCAATGCCCTATGCATCAGCTTATTTAGTTTGACATTAGGCAATGATGGGAGGGAGGATTTTTCATGATTACGGATTGTAGGACTCTTATTATGTATCTATTATTTTCGCTTTGTTTGAAAAAAAAGACGGACCATTTGTCAGTTCCCTGGTCACCATTGTGGGACTGTGTTATTATGTATCTAATATTGGTGGTTTGTTTGAAAATAAAGGCGGACCACTTATCGGTTCCCTGGTCACCGAGGTGCTGTGCGAGGCGTGACAGCATCTACCGATGGTCGCATTCTTGTTTCATGTGGAACTGATTCCACGTAAGTATCAACCTTAACGTTTTTTTACTATAATAGTAAATTGACATGTTTAGCCATTAGTGTAACTCTTCTAATGTGAACTGGGATTTTGTGTGTTCAGTGTCAGACTTTGGAAAATTCCTGTTTCTTCTTTTATGGAGTCAGATTTCTCAATTAAGACTGTTGAGGTAGAATTTTGTGCTGgaggatttttttttaaaattatcttttggatatattaactcacaattttttgaatttttttcttctAGCCGGCAAGTGTTTATGCTTGGAAGAATGCATTTTGGTAAGTTACAGGGTGCTTATTTATTCCAGGAAGATATTGAAATTTCTTGTAATTTTATGCTTACCGAATTCGGTTTTCTTTAATTTTTAGTGCTGCCGATCACCAGTGGGATGGTGAACATTTTGCTACAGGTGGCGCTCAAGTAGATATATGGAACCACAACAGGTTTTGATATCAGTTTCTGATTAGTTTTCATATTTTTATCACCACATACTGCTTTTGTAGGCTCTTATTTTATGTGTGTTACTTCTTTTCTGTAGGTCTCAGCCAGTAAACAGTTTTGTATGGGGATCCGATACAGTGCTTTCTGTCCACTTTAGTCCGGCAGAACCAAATCTATTGGCAAGCTCAGCTAGGTACACAGTGGGATGCTGATGTCAAATGATTAAAAAAATCATTGACATCCCCCTTTAAACAAGTTTTTCGATCCGTTTCTTTGTTGCGCGTTTGAATTTTCCTGATCTCATTAATATTTTCTGTTATACGTTGATTTTGGTCTGCTTTTTATGCTCATTGAGAATTCAAATTATGATTCAGTTGGTCCGCTTTTTTTCAGTGACAGAAGCATAAATCTGTATGATTTGCGTAAGGCT is a window of Lathyrus oleraceus cultivar Zhongwan6 chromosome 6, CAAS_Psat_ZW6_1.0, whole genome shotgun sequence DNA encoding:
- the LOC127098282 gene encoding uncharacterized protein LOC127098282, encoding MKVKVISRSTDEFTRERSQDLQRVFRNYDPILRPQEKALEYQRALNAVKLDKIFARPFILAMDGHVDAVSCMAKNPSQLKEIFSGSMDGDIRLWDIAAGRTTYRFPGHRGAVRGVTASTDGRILVSCGTDSTVRLWKIPVSSFMESDFSIKTVEPASVYAWKNAFCAADHQWDGEHFATGGAQVDIWNHNRSQPVNSFVWGSDTVLSVHFSPAEPNLLASSASDRSINLYDLRKATPLRKLIMMTKTNSIAWNPMEPLNFTVANEDGCCYSYDLRNLDIAKYVHKDHVSAVMDIDYSPTGREFVTGSYDRTVRIFPNTAGHSREIYHTKRMQRVFCVKFTGDGSYVISGSDDTNLRLWKAKASEQLGVILPREKKKHEYHEAIKKRYGHLPEVNRIARHRHLPRPVYKAAALMRTMAIAKKRKHDRRKAHSAPGSVTTKPLRVKRIVKEVE